In a single window of the Thunnus thynnus chromosome 9, fThuThy2.1, whole genome shotgun sequence genome:
- the LOC137189359 gene encoding uncharacterized protein isoform X3, producing MENGEAKDPRLKVSLNSVTLEHLTERDEGTFSISVDGNRLHDVIELEITECAEQVVRSYNGRYSYNVPREAEFLEFTPIFRLDQSRVLWNRTDPQTNTGGRGHVKRNVWEISELTQADNGFYNFRKKDKTLKSRIKLIVQEHKTYYDAKVNEELHITYPVAFTPWNMAFTPKGEKKSIMLMRAGNMVEEDDSMSESLNLIGRLQEVNEGIEIYPVESTDSGAFEFRDQEGNLVLVVQVKVEDGFPPAYVYALIAFGIILVIGCCCCCCCLRKRTYKTSSAKRESTPQTAAAPAAYYHGRNQPEGPSYSAAPPPPAYSHQPYNALGTQEPTREPTTSLGPPAYNPVDIHVNPTQPEVAVPGGQGAAPTFSLGSDCLSSDSGPTFELKGVNFPSAPPLSSNSAYNDVYTSDKLNFL from the exons ATGGAAAACGGGGAG GCGAAGGACCCACGCTTGAAGGTTTCTTTGAATTCAGTTACTTTGGAACATTTGACAGAAAGAGATGAAGGAACTTTTTCGATCTCAGTTGATGGCAACAGACTACATGATGTCATCGAACTGGAAATTACAG aGTGTGCTGAACAAGTGGTGAGGTCTTACAACGGTAGGTACTCCTACAATGTTCCTAGAGAGGCTGAATTCTTGGAGTTCACTCCCATCTTCAGACTGGACCAGTCAAGGGTCCTGTGGAATCGCACAGACCCTCAGACCAATACGGGAGGCAGAGGACATGTGAAGCGTAATGTCTGGGAGATTTCCGAACTCACTCAGGCAGACAACGGCTTCTACAACTTcaggaaaaaagacaagactCTGAAATCTAGGATAAAGCTCATAGTACAAG agcacaaaaCATACTATGATGCAAAGGTGAACGAGGAACTCCACATCACATATCCTGTGGCTTTTACCCCGTGGAACATGGCCTTCACTCCTAAAGGGGAGAAAAAGAGCATAATGCTGATGAGAGCTGGCAATATGGTTGAAGAAGACGACTCGATGTCAGAATCTTTGAATTTAATAGGGAGACTTCAGGAGGTGAATGAAGGCATAGAGATTTATCCTGTGGAAAGCACAGACTCTGGTGCCTTTGAGTTCAGAGACCAGGAGGGCAACCTGGTCCTTGTTGTGCAGGTGAAAGTAGAAGATG GTTTTCCTCCTGCATATGTTTATGCTCTTATAGCTTTCGGCATTATCCTTGTGatcggctgctgctgctgctgctgctgcttgaggAAGCGCACTTATAAAACGAGCTCTGCGAAAAGGGAGTCCACTCCTCAAACTGCAGCGGCACCTGCTGCATATTACCAT GGTAGAAATCAACCTGAAGGCCCAAGTTACTCTGCTGCACCACCTCCTCCAGCTTACTCTCATCAGCCTTATAATGCTCTGGGCACTCAAGAACCTACTAGAGAACCAACTACCTCCCTTGGGCCCCCG GCGTACAACCCAGTGGATATCCATGTGAACCCGACTCAGCCTGag GTTGCAGTTCCAGGAGGGCAGGGAGCAGCTCCAACTTTCTCACTGGGCTCCGATTGTCTCTCCTCAGACTCTGGACCAACGTTTGAGCTGAAAGGAGTAAACTTTCCCTCTGCTCCGCCCCTCAGCTCAAACTCAGCTTATAATGATGTTTACACCTCAGACAAACTCAACTTCCTGTAG
- the LOC137189359 gene encoding uncharacterized protein isoform X2, whose amino-acid sequence MLLTILTLSCFALGSSINDHDYTEYDHKRCYGRDFRFPFEYTPPGFRGQIYFTPSKTGGSRKLVMENGEAKDPRLKVSLNSVTLEHLTERDEGTFSISVDGNRLHDVIELEITECAEQVVRSYNGRYSYNVPREAEFLEFTPIFRLDQSRVLWNRTDPQTNTGGRGHVKRNVWEISELTQADNGFYNFRKKDKTLKSRIKLIVQEHKTYYDAKVNEELHITYPVAFTPWNMAFTPKGEKKSIMLMRAGNMVEEDDSMSESLNLIGRLQEVNEGIEIYPVESTDSGAFEFRDQEGNLVLVVQVKVEDAFGIILVIGCCCCCCCLRKRTYKTSSAKRESTPQTAAAPAAYYHGRNQPEGPSYSAAPPPPAYSHQPYNALGTQEPTREPTTSLGPPAYNPVDIHVNPTQPEVAVPGGQGAAPTFSLGSDCLSSDSGPTFELKGVNFPSAPPLSSNSAYNDVYTSDKLNFL is encoded by the exons GTTCATCCATAAATGACCATGACTATACTGAATATGACCATAAGCGGTGCTATGGCAGAGATTTTCGCTTCCCATTTGAATATACACCACCTGGTTTCCGTGGACAGATATATTTCACTCCGAGTAAGACAGGGGGATCCAGGAAGCTAGTGATGGAAAACGGGGAG GCGAAGGACCCACGCTTGAAGGTTTCTTTGAATTCAGTTACTTTGGAACATTTGACAGAAAGAGATGAAGGAACTTTTTCGATCTCAGTTGATGGCAACAGACTACATGATGTCATCGAACTGGAAATTACAG aGTGTGCTGAACAAGTGGTGAGGTCTTACAACGGTAGGTACTCCTACAATGTTCCTAGAGAGGCTGAATTCTTGGAGTTCACTCCCATCTTCAGACTGGACCAGTCAAGGGTCCTGTGGAATCGCACAGACCCTCAGACCAATACGGGAGGCAGAGGACATGTGAAGCGTAATGTCTGGGAGATTTCCGAACTCACTCAGGCAGACAACGGCTTCTACAACTTcaggaaaaaagacaagactCTGAAATCTAGGATAAAGCTCATAGTACAAG agcacaaaaCATACTATGATGCAAAGGTGAACGAGGAACTCCACATCACATATCCTGTGGCTTTTACCCCGTGGAACATGGCCTTCACTCCTAAAGGGGAGAAAAAGAGCATAATGCTGATGAGAGCTGGCAATATGGTTGAAGAAGACGACTCGATGTCAGAATCTTTGAATTTAATAGGGAGACTTCAGGAGGTGAATGAAGGCATAGAGATTTATCCTGTGGAAAGCACAGACTCTGGTGCCTTTGAGTTCAGAGACCAGGAGGGCAACCTGGTCCTTGTTGTGCAGGTGAAAGTAGAAGATG CTTTCGGCATTATCCTTGTGatcggctgctgctgctgctgctgctgcttgaggAAGCGCACTTATAAAACGAGCTCTGCGAAAAGGGAGTCCACTCCTCAAACTGCAGCGGCACCTGCTGCATATTACCAT GGTAGAAATCAACCTGAAGGCCCAAGTTACTCTGCTGCACCACCTCCTCCAGCTTACTCTCATCAGCCTTATAATGCTCTGGGCACTCAAGAACCTACTAGAGAACCAACTACCTCCCTTGGGCCCCCG GCGTACAACCCAGTGGATATCCATGTGAACCCGACTCAGCCTGag GTTGCAGTTCCAGGAGGGCAGGGAGCAGCTCCAACTTTCTCACTGGGCTCCGATTGTCTCTCCTCAGACTCTGGACCAACGTTTGAGCTGAAAGGAGTAAACTTTCCCTCTGCTCCGCCCCTCAGCTCAAACTCAGCTTATAATGATGTTTACACCTCAGACAAACTCAACTTCCTGTAG
- the LOC137189359 gene encoding uncharacterized protein isoform X1 — protein MLLTILTLSCFALGSSINDHDYTEYDHKRCYGRDFRFPFEYTPPGFRGQIYFTPSKTGGSRKLVMENGEAKDPRLKVSLNSVTLEHLTERDEGTFSISVDGNRLHDVIELEITECAEQVVRSYNGRYSYNVPREAEFLEFTPIFRLDQSRVLWNRTDPQTNTGGRGHVKRNVWEISELTQADNGFYNFRKKDKTLKSRIKLIVQEHKTYYDAKVNEELHITYPVAFTPWNMAFTPKGEKKSIMLMRAGNMVEEDDSMSESLNLIGRLQEVNEGIEIYPVESTDSGAFEFRDQEGNLVLVVQVKVEDGFPPAYVYALIAFGIILVIGCCCCCCCLRKRTYKTSSAKRESTPQTAAAPAAYYHGRNQPEGPSYSAAPPPPAYSHQPYNALGTQEPTREPTTSLGPPAYNPVDIHVNPTQPEVAVPGGQGAAPTFSLGSDCLSSDSGPTFELKGVNFPSAPPLSSNSAYNDVYTSDKLNFL, from the exons GTTCATCCATAAATGACCATGACTATACTGAATATGACCATAAGCGGTGCTATGGCAGAGATTTTCGCTTCCCATTTGAATATACACCACCTGGTTTCCGTGGACAGATATATTTCACTCCGAGTAAGACAGGGGGATCCAGGAAGCTAGTGATGGAAAACGGGGAG GCGAAGGACCCACGCTTGAAGGTTTCTTTGAATTCAGTTACTTTGGAACATTTGACAGAAAGAGATGAAGGAACTTTTTCGATCTCAGTTGATGGCAACAGACTACATGATGTCATCGAACTGGAAATTACAG aGTGTGCTGAACAAGTGGTGAGGTCTTACAACGGTAGGTACTCCTACAATGTTCCTAGAGAGGCTGAATTCTTGGAGTTCACTCCCATCTTCAGACTGGACCAGTCAAGGGTCCTGTGGAATCGCACAGACCCTCAGACCAATACGGGAGGCAGAGGACATGTGAAGCGTAATGTCTGGGAGATTTCCGAACTCACTCAGGCAGACAACGGCTTCTACAACTTcaggaaaaaagacaagactCTGAAATCTAGGATAAAGCTCATAGTACAAG agcacaaaaCATACTATGATGCAAAGGTGAACGAGGAACTCCACATCACATATCCTGTGGCTTTTACCCCGTGGAACATGGCCTTCACTCCTAAAGGGGAGAAAAAGAGCATAATGCTGATGAGAGCTGGCAATATGGTTGAAGAAGACGACTCGATGTCAGAATCTTTGAATTTAATAGGGAGACTTCAGGAGGTGAATGAAGGCATAGAGATTTATCCTGTGGAAAGCACAGACTCTGGTGCCTTTGAGTTCAGAGACCAGGAGGGCAACCTGGTCCTTGTTGTGCAGGTGAAAGTAGAAGATG GTTTTCCTCCTGCATATGTTTATGCTCTTATAGCTTTCGGCATTATCCTTGTGatcggctgctgctgctgctgctgctgcttgaggAAGCGCACTTATAAAACGAGCTCTGCGAAAAGGGAGTCCACTCCTCAAACTGCAGCGGCACCTGCTGCATATTACCAT GGTAGAAATCAACCTGAAGGCCCAAGTTACTCTGCTGCACCACCTCCTCCAGCTTACTCTCATCAGCCTTATAATGCTCTGGGCACTCAAGAACCTACTAGAGAACCAACTACCTCCCTTGGGCCCCCG GCGTACAACCCAGTGGATATCCATGTGAACCCGACTCAGCCTGag GTTGCAGTTCCAGGAGGGCAGGGAGCAGCTCCAACTTTCTCACTGGGCTCCGATTGTCTCTCCTCAGACTCTGGACCAACGTTTGAGCTGAAAGGAGTAAACTTTCCCTCTGCTCCGCCCCTCAGCTCAAACTCAGCTTATAATGATGTTTACACCTCAGACAAACTCAACTTCCTGTAG